A single genomic interval of Eurosta solidaginis isolate ZX-2024a chromosome 3, ASM4086904v1, whole genome shotgun sequence harbors:
- the RYBP gene encoding YY1-associated factor 2, whose amino-acid sequence MDHKKSPVRRQKRQSKAIEENFWDCSVCTYRNTAEAFKCRMCDVRKGTSTRKPRLNSALVAQQAATLPGASGTMPNGTKSASGSRHGTGHDKNKHKKYPARLKNVDRSTAQTREVTVNSVTVFITEYKPKPVGSRRESSEQSFSESNDSRS is encoded by the exons ATGGATCACAAGAAATCGCCAGTAAGAAGACAGAAGCGACAATCGAAAGCGATCGAGGAAAATTTCTGGGATTGCAGCGTCTGTACGTACAGAAATACAGCTGAGGCATTTAAATGCCGTATGTGCGACGTGCGGAAAG GAACATCCACACGCAAGCCACGCTTAAATTCAGCACTCGTCGCACAACAAGCCGCAACACTACCCGGCGCATCAGGCACCATGCCCAACGGCACTAAATCAGCATCAGGGTCACGACACGGCACCGGACATGAtaagaataaacataaaaaatatccAGCACGTTTGAAGAATGTTGATCGTTCGACAGCACAAACGCGTGAAGTCACTGTTAATTCGGTGACAGTGTTCATTACCGAATATAAGCCCAAACCAGTGGGTAGTCGTCGGGAATCCAGTGAGCAGAGTTTTAGTGAAAGTAATGATTCGCGGAGTTAA